The Lycium ferocissimum isolate CSIRO_LF1 chromosome 1, AGI_CSIRO_Lferr_CH_V1, whole genome shotgun sequence genome includes a region encoding these proteins:
- the LOC132065801 gene encoding uncharacterized protein LOC132065801: MPIAMHVWLYESCSKVPSNIAVKSGNLIPRILNWRTAEERPKFDALMEGMFRDDIHPICTFDDVVPTTAELEQLNLPPVVSQGIPNPTNGDEVAEGNEMVDDDCHTTAHCKG; encoded by the exons ATGCCAATTGCCATGCATGTTTGGCTGTATGAATCTTGTTCAAAAGTCCCATCCAATATTGCAGTTAAGTCGGGGAATTTAATTCCAAGAATCTTGAATTGGCGGACTGCCGAAGAAAGACCAAAATTCGATGCTTTGATGGAAGGCATGTTTAGAGATGACATACACCCG ATTTGTACTTTTGATGATGTTGTTCCAACCACTGCTGAGTTGGAACAACTTAATTTGCCTCCTGTTGTTTCACAAGGTATCCCCAACCCAACAAATGGAGATGAAGTTGCCGAAGGCAACGAGATGGTTGATGATGACTGCCACACCACCGCACATTGCAAGGggtaa
- the LOC132030348 gene encoding acyltransferase Pun1-like: protein MHLALDVRVKVGLPLNAIGNLLDISSVSITSEDITNVSKLVSEMRKSIEVAYKRDNINDSLFVPLLLELAKSRQLYQNYGANTYQFTSLVKFPLHEIDFGWGKPTKVSVPNGLNCNWALLLSNQSGGLDAYVSLNEQEMSILERDSELLEFGSIVPSC from the coding sequence ATGCATCTAGCACTTGATGTACGAGTAAAAGTTGGTTTGCCCTTAAATGCTATCGGAAATCTTCTCGATATCTCTTCAGTATCAATAACTAGTGAAGATATCACGAATGTATCAAAATTAGTGAGTGAAATGAGAAAGTCAATTGAGGTAGCTTACAAAAGGGACAACATTAATGACAGCTTATTTGTGCCCTTATTACTTGAACTAGCTAAATCAAGACAATTATATCAAAATTATGGGGCTAATACGTATCAATTTACTAGCTTAGTGAAATTTCCATTACATGAAATTGACTTTGGATGGGGAAAGCCTACAAAAGTGAGCGTCCCAAATGGTCTAAATTGCAATTGGGCGCTTTTGTTGAGTAACCAAAGTGGAGGACTTGATGCATATGTGTCACtgaatgaacaagaaatgtCCATTCTTGAACGTGACTCTGAGCTACTTGAATTTGGTTCTATAGTTCCAAGTTGTTag